A window of the Chondrinema litorale genome harbors these coding sequences:
- a CDS encoding DUF1501 domain-containing protein yields the protein MKNIDNILKELQYKSLEQTTRRHFLRNCTTGLGSIALGTMLGSCVGGSGNKVQSASQQVGNALASKASHFVPKAKRVIYLHMAGSPSQLELFDYKPELAKLHGLECPPSLLEGKKFAFIRGVPKMLGPIADFKQHGDSGAWISNRLPHFTQKADKVSFLKAMHTDEFNHAPAQLLMHTGTPRLGRPSIGSWVSYGLGTENENLPGFIVLCSGGNTPSAGKSVWGSGFLPTVYQGVQCRSKGDPVLYTGNPDGMSRDLRKKSIDAINRINQENYNEVNDPEILSRISQYEMAFKMQMSVPEAMDISKEPEYIHEMYGTEPGKASFANNCLLARRLAEKNVRFIQLYHWGWDSHGSGKDGSLEHGFVDRCNEVDKPMTALLSDLEQRGMLDETLVVWGGEFGRTPMQENREGKQMAFYGRDHHTEAFTIWMAGGGVKEGFTFGETDEIGYYGVKDRVHIHDLHATILHLLGMDHESLTYHFQGRDFRLTDVAGNVVKDILA from the coding sequence ATGAAAAACATCGACAACATACTCAAAGAGTTACAATATAAATCTCTAGAACAAACTACCAGAAGGCACTTTTTACGCAATTGCACTACCGGTTTAGGCAGCATTGCACTGGGTACTATGTTGGGCAGTTGTGTAGGTGGTTCTGGAAACAAAGTACAGTCAGCTTCTCAACAAGTTGGTAACGCTTTAGCTTCCAAGGCTTCGCATTTTGTACCTAAAGCCAAAAGGGTGATTTATCTACACATGGCTGGCTCACCTTCACAGTTGGAGTTGTTCGATTACAAACCTGAACTAGCAAAGCTGCATGGTTTGGAGTGTCCACCTTCTTTGCTAGAAGGGAAGAAATTCGCCTTTATTCGAGGGGTTCCAAAAATGTTGGGTCCCATTGCCGATTTTAAGCAACACGGAGATTCTGGTGCATGGATTTCTAATCGTTTGCCGCATTTCACTCAAAAAGCCGATAAGGTGAGTTTCTTAAAAGCCATGCATACCGATGAGTTCAATCACGCTCCCGCACAATTACTCATGCATACCGGAACTCCAAGATTAGGCAGACCAAGTATCGGTTCGTGGGTTTCTTATGGGCTTGGCACTGAAAATGAAAACTTGCCGGGTTTTATCGTGCTTTGTTCGGGAGGAAATACACCAAGTGCAGGCAAAAGTGTGTGGGGAAGTGGCTTTTTACCTACGGTGTATCAAGGTGTGCAATGCCGATCTAAAGGCGATCCGGTTTTGTATACGGGCAATCCAGATGGAATGAGTCGAGATTTGCGTAAAAAGTCCATTGATGCGATTAACCGAATCAATCAGGAGAATTACAATGAGGTAAATGATCCTGAAATATTATCTCGAATTTCTCAATACGAGATGGCTTTTAAAATGCAGATGTCTGTGCCCGAAGCGATGGATATTTCTAAAGAGCCGGAATACATCCACGAAATGTATGGAACAGAACCGGGTAAAGCTTCTTTTGCTAATAACTGTTTGTTGGCTAGAAGGCTAGCAGAAAAAAATGTGCGCTTCATCCAATTGTATCATTGGGGTTGGGATTCTCACGGTTCAGGTAAAGATGGTTCTTTGGAACACGGTTTTGTTGATCGTTGCAACGAAGTAGACAAACCAATGACCGCTTTACTTTCCGATTTGGAACAACGTGGAATGCTAGATGAAACTTTGGTGGTTTGGGGTGGTGAATTTGGTAGAACTCCTATGCAAGAAAACCGCGAAGGCAAACAAATGGCTTTTTATGGTCGCGATCATCATACAGAAGCATTTACTATCTGGATGGCAGGAGGTGGAGTAAAAGAAGGATTTACATTCGGTGAAACTGATGAAATCGGTTATTACGGGGTAAAAGATCGTGTGCATATTCACGATTTGCACGCGACGATACTGCATCTTTTAGGTATGGATCACGAAAGTCTCACTTATCATTTTCAAGGCAGAGATTTTAGATTAACTGATGTAGCGGGAAATGTTGTAAAAGACATTCTTGCTTAA
- a CDS encoding NAD-dependent epimerase/dehydratase family protein, with translation MSKQTILGAGGVIGKEVAKSLTEFTEDIRLVSRNPQKVNPNDELLSADLTNADDVMKAVAGSEIVYLTVGFPYNYKVWKENWPKTMDNVIKACIENGCKLVYFDNIYMYDQDHLSPMDEQTPINPPSEKGKVRAWITDVLMSNINEGKINALIARSADFYGPAIGQNSVLTETVFNNFAKGKTANWLGNLNCKHSFTYTPDAGKATALLGNTDDAYGEVWHLPTASNPPTGKEWIDMIAAEFGVKPKVQVAGKFIVKIMGWFNPLMKELYEMLYQVDRDYVFNSSKFEKRFDFKPTPYKEGIKKVIAKDYS, from the coding sequence AAAAGAAGTTGCCAAATCTTTAACCGAATTTACCGAAGATATCAGATTAGTTAGTCGAAATCCACAAAAGGTAAATCCTAATGATGAGTTGCTGAGTGCAGATCTCACCAATGCTGACGATGTAATGAAAGCGGTTGCAGGTTCAGAGATTGTCTATCTCACAGTAGGCTTTCCATATAATTATAAGGTTTGGAAAGAGAACTGGCCCAAAACAATGGATAATGTAATTAAAGCATGTATCGAAAATGGTTGTAAGCTGGTGTACTTTGACAATATCTATATGTACGATCAAGATCATTTGAGTCCTATGGATGAACAAACTCCCATCAATCCACCAAGTGAGAAAGGGAAAGTTCGCGCTTGGATTACAGATGTGCTAATGAGTAATATTAATGAAGGAAAGATAAATGCATTAATCGCTCGCTCGGCAGATTTTTATGGACCTGCAATCGGGCAAAACAGTGTGCTTACAGAAACTGTTTTCAACAATTTTGCAAAGGGTAAAACAGCTAATTGGTTAGGTAATCTCAATTGCAAACACTCTTTTACATATACTCCCGATGCTGGCAAAGCCACTGCATTATTAGGCAATACTGATGATGCTTATGGAGAAGTGTGGCATTTACCAACAGCCTCAAATCCGCCAACTGGCAAGGAGTGGATAGATATGATTGCGGCTGAATTCGGTGTAAAACCAAAGGTACAAGTAGCAGGCAAATTCATTGTAAAAATAATGGGTTGGTTCAATCCTTTAATGAAAGAATTGTATGAAATGCTCTACCAAGTTGATAGAGACTATGTGTTTAACAGCTCAAAATTTGAAAAGCGATTCGACTTTAAGCCTACGCCTTACAAAGAAGGAATTAAAAAAGTAATTGCTAAAGATTACTCATGA
- a CDS encoding DUF1553 domain-containing protein encodes MISNSYKLARIIGLVSLFVCLIFFVWFFVFYEALVDYNTEVKPILNKKCITCHGGVKKSAEFSLLFQNEALAPTKSGHPAIIPGDASHSEFIKRITHQDPEERMPPESPPLSAEEIDVLTRWIDQGANWGEHWAYKTITEVPVPEPESFFAGFSKSDVGNWVRNDIDRFVLSKLQEEKLQPSKQANPAVLARRVSLDLIGLPPPKHLYQTYMQNPDDAAYELLIDSLLAQPAFGERWASMWLDLARYADSKGYEKDSERTIWKYRDWVIKAFNEDKPFDQFTIEQLAGDLLPNPTDEQLLATGFHRNTMNNDEGGTDDEEFRVAAVLDRVNTTMDTWMGTTFACVQCHSHPYDPFKQEEYYQFYAFFNNSQDEDVPGEYPNIRFYEKPEDQAKIDSLKNWVLAHTQSEEQVKELDYFLKTIEPKVQPHAFDTIVKGALIDNKYLGVEAGGFARLPSFHLQNYDKLLLRYGAQNAGGTVEIRLDGLNGELITTIPVKSNGTNWGFKADLVDLKAIEGVHDLYFVFDGKPGYVWSMEWMLFMKSLPGEEDMEFARHEKLLTALTDAEVKRSPIMLDHPSDFKRKTHVFERGNWTAHGEEVKAGTPDFLHPLTTRNGQSEADRLDLANWIMSPENPLTARVIVNRFWEQLFGKGILETTEDFGTQGEKPSHPELLEWLAWNFMHDYKWSMKMLLKEIVLSSTYRQDSKVNNELLAKDPANRLLARGPRFRLSGEQVRDQALAVSGLLSDKMYGKGVMPPQPEGVWQVIYSGLKWKTSDGEDRYRRAVYTFWRRTSPYPSMISFDAPSREFCVPRRIRTNTPLQSLVTLNDPVYIETAIALAQKMLKDSDINVAIEMGYQEAMLKEISTEKKAALQDLWHEAYAFYQENDSAVVNLLNFPKAYDEPENEKQPSNKGMEGKVNLETANIESSELPDKCEGDCEKLAAMTVVANAILNMDEFLTKE; translated from the coding sequence ATGATTAGCAATTCATATAAATTGGCCAGAATTATTGGTCTGGTCAGCCTGTTTGTTTGCCTGATATTTTTTGTTTGGTTTTTTGTGTTTTATGAAGCCCTGGTAGACTATAACACAGAAGTAAAACCGATACTCAATAAAAAATGCATTACCTGTCATGGTGGAGTTAAAAAGTCTGCCGAATTCAGTCTGCTTTTCCAAAATGAAGCTTTAGCACCTACAAAATCTGGGCATCCGGCAATTATACCCGGCGATGCTAGCCATAGCGAGTTTATAAAGCGGATTACCCACCAAGACCCCGAAGAAAGAATGCCTCCTGAAAGTCCGCCGCTAAGTGCAGAAGAAATTGATGTACTTACCAGATGGATTGATCAAGGAGCGAATTGGGGAGAACATTGGGCTTACAAGACAATTACAGAAGTTCCAGTGCCTGAACCGGAAAGTTTTTTTGCAGGCTTTTCTAAGTCTGATGTTGGCAATTGGGTACGAAATGATATTGACCGATTTGTGCTGAGTAAATTGCAAGAAGAGAAATTGCAGCCTTCTAAACAGGCTAATCCGGCAGTATTGGCAAGAAGGGTGAGTTTAGATTTAATTGGTTTACCTCCACCAAAACATCTGTATCAGACATACATGCAAAATCCTGATGATGCAGCTTATGAATTGTTGATAGATAGCTTATTGGCGCAACCTGCATTTGGAGAACGTTGGGCTTCCATGTGGCTCGATCTTGCGAGATATGCAGATTCTAAAGGTTATGAAAAAGACTCCGAACGTACTATCTGGAAATACCGCGATTGGGTAATCAAAGCTTTTAACGAAGACAAACCATTCGATCAGTTTACGATAGAGCAGTTAGCGGGAGATTTATTGCCAAACCCAACTGATGAGCAATTATTGGCAACTGGTTTCCATCGCAATACAATGAACAATGATGAAGGTGGAACCGATGATGAAGAGTTTCGCGTTGCTGCGGTGCTCGATCGAGTAAATACCACAATGGATACTTGGATGGGCACAACTTTCGCCTGTGTGCAGTGTCATAGCCATCCTTATGATCCTTTTAAACAAGAAGAATATTACCAGTTTTATGCTTTCTTCAACAATTCTCAGGATGAAGATGTGCCGGGTGAATATCCCAATATCAGGTTTTATGAAAAGCCTGAAGATCAGGCGAAAATCGATAGTCTGAAAAACTGGGTGTTAGCACATACACAATCGGAAGAGCAAGTAAAAGAACTGGATTACTTCTTAAAAACCATCGAACCTAAAGTGCAGCCACATGCTTTTGATACCATTGTGAAAGGTGCTTTAATTGATAACAAATACCTTGGTGTAGAAGCCGGAGGTTTTGCCCGTTTGCCATCATTCCATCTACAAAATTATGATAAACTTTTGCTGAGATATGGTGCTCAAAATGCAGGAGGCACAGTTGAAATTCGCTTAGATGGTTTAAATGGTGAGTTAATTACAACGATTCCTGTAAAATCAAATGGAACAAACTGGGGCTTTAAAGCCGATTTGGTCGATTTGAAAGCTATAGAAGGTGTGCACGATTTGTACTTTGTGTTTGATGGCAAACCGGGCTATGTATGGAGTATGGAATGGATGCTTTTTATGAAGAGCTTACCGGGAGAAGAAGATATGGAGTTTGCTAGACATGAAAAACTGTTAACAGCACTCACTGATGCAGAAGTAAAAAGGAGTCCGATAATGTTAGATCATCCATCAGACTTTAAAAGAAAAACCCATGTATTTGAAAGAGGCAATTGGACAGCACATGGTGAAGAAGTAAAAGCCGGAACACCTGATTTTCTACATCCATTAACTACTCGAAATGGACAAAGCGAAGCCGACAGACTTGATTTGGCAAATTGGATCATGAGTCCAGAAAATCCATTAACTGCAAGAGTAATAGTGAATCGGTTTTGGGAGCAGCTTTTCGGTAAAGGGATTTTAGAAACCACCGAAGATTTTGGAACACAGGGAGAAAAACCATCGCATCCAGAATTACTCGAATGGCTCGCTTGGAATTTTATGCACGATTATAAATGGAGTATGAAAATGCTGTTGAAAGAAATAGTGCTTTCTTCTACCTATAGGCAAGACTCAAAAGTAAATAACGAATTGCTCGCAAAAGACCCTGCTAACAGGTTGCTTGCACGAGGTCCTCGATTTAGATTGAGTGGAGAACAGGTGCGCGATCAGGCATTGGCAGTAAGCGGTTTGCTCAGCGATAAAATGTATGGCAAAGGAGTAATGCCTCCACAGCCAGAAGGTGTTTGGCAAGTAATTTACAGTGGTCTCAAATGGAAAACCAGTGATGGCGAAGATCGCTACAGGAGAGCAGTATATACTTTTTGGCGGAGAACGAGCCCATATCCTTCTATGATTTCTTTTGATGCACCAAGCCGTGAATTTTGTGTACCTAGAAGAATTAGAACCAATACGCCTTTGCAATCTTTGGTCACCTTAAATGATCCAGTCTACATAGAAACGGCCATTGCTTTAGCGCAAAAAATGCTGAAAGATTCAGATATAAATGTAGCAATTGAAATGGGTTATCAAGAGGCCATGCTGAAAGAAATTAGCACAGAGAAGAAAGCCGCTTTGCAAGATTTATGGCATGAGGCTTATGCCTTCTACCAAGAAAATGATAGTGCTGTAGTCAACTTGCTCAACTTCCCAAAAGCTTACGATGAACCAGAGAATGAAAAGCAGCCAAGCAACAAAGGCATGGAGGGCAAAGTGAATCTTGAAACGGCAAATATTGAATCAAGTGAATTGCCCGATAAATGTGAAGGAGATTGTGAAAAGCTCGCTGCTATGACGGTGGTGGCAAATGCCATTTTAAATATGGATGAATTTTTAACTAAGGAATGA